GGGGGACCAGCTGGCGAAGGAGATCACCAATCAGGTGAAGCCGCCCAGGATCCCCGCGCGGCCGTTCAACGTGGTCGATTTCGGAGCCGACCCCACCGGCCAGCGCGAGAGCACCGCGGCCATCGCCGAGGCGATCGAGGCGGCCTCGGTCAAGGGCGGAACGGTGATCTTCCCGGAGGGGGAGTTCCTCACCGGGGCGATCCATCTGCGCAGCGACGTCAACCTGCACGTCGGCGAGGGAGCCACGGTTCGCTTCAGCCAGGACCGCGAAGACTACCTGCCTGCCGTGCACACCCGCTGGGAGGGCGTCGAGCTGTACAACTACTCGCCGTTCATCTACGCCAAGGACGTCACCAACGTCGCCATCACCGGATCCGGCACGCTCGACGGCCAGGCGGACGAGGACCACTGGTGGCCGTGGAAGCAGCGGTCCAACGGTCACGGCGGTGTGATCGAGACCGAGGACCGCGACGCGCTGTTCGAGATGGCCGAGAGCGGTGTCCCGGTCGAGCAGCGTGACTTCGGCGCCGACAGCAAGCTGCGCCCGAACTTCGTGCAGTTCTACAACAGCTCGAACATCCTGGTCCGGGACGTGACGCTGACCAACTCGCCGATGTGGATGATCCATCCGGTGCTGTCCGAGAACGTGACCGTCGACAACGTGAACCTGGACAGTCCGAACGGGCCGAACAGCGACGGGGTGGACCCCGAGTCCAGCGAGAACGTCGTGATCAAGAATTCGCGGTTCAACAACGGCGACGACTGCATAGCCGTCAAGTCCGGGCGCAACGCCGACGGCAGGCGCATCGACGTGCCCAGTGAGAACATCCTGGTCCACGACAACCACATGCGGAGCGGACACGGCGGGGTCACCATCGGAAGCGAGATGACCGGCGGCGTGCGCAACGTGGTGGCCGAGAACAACACGATGAGCAGCCCGAACCTCGACCGGGCGCTGCGGGTCAAGACCAACTCGGTGCGCGGTGGTGTGGTCGAGCACGTTTACTTCCGCAGCAACGACGTCCCCGAGATCGGTGGTGAGGTCATCCGGGTGAACTTCCAGTACGAGGAGGGCGACGCGGGCGAGCACACCCCCGCCGTGCGGGACATCAACATCTCGGACGTGCACAGCGTGGGCGGGGAGTTCGCGCTGTACCTGAAGGGCTACGAGCGCTCACCGGTCAGCGACGTGACCGTCTCCGACTCCAGCTTCAGCGAGGTGGGCACGCCGATGGAGCTGGAGCACGTCCGGAACCTGCGGCTGGACGACGTCGACATCAACGGTGAGCACTACGACGAGACGGTGAACGAGGGCGCGTGACGGGAGCGCACCTTCCGGTGGTGGCCCCGGTCAGCGGTCGGCGCGCGTGCGGTGCGGTCGACAGTCCCCGGCCGCACCGCGCGTGAGCACCCAGCCGGTCCGGTCGGCTCGACCGGACCGGACCAGCGCCGTTCTGCCCGGCCCGCCGGGACGCACTCGCCGGGCGGCTACAGGCTTCATCGGGGCAGGCTGCCCGCGAACTGCATCACCCGGTAGGGCCAGTTCCGCTCGGTGTTCCACTGGCTGACCAGCAGGTGCAGCTCGTCCGGTGTGGATCCGGGGACCAGGTAGGCACCGTAGAGCTGGGCCACGTGCCCGGTGGCGTGGTTCTCGCCGTCCCAGGCGGTTCCGCGCAGCAGCGTGGTGCGGCGCGCCTCGTAGAGGTTCGAGGTCGGGTGCTCGAGCTCGAGCGCGTCGATGCGGTAGTTGCCCGCGTCGAAGAAGGACAGCAGCCACCGGTCCGGCAGGGGGCGCAGGCACAGCTCGCCGTGCGCACCGGTCAGTGCCACGGTCGGCGGATTTCCCCACGCCCACGCGCCGTCCCGGAAGCCCCAACCCTGCCAGGCCTCCGGTTCGGTGATCCGGTCGGCGGGCACGCGCTGCAGGATGAGCCCCCGGTCGCGTTGGAACCCGGTGGAGAACGCGTAGACGTAGCCGTCAGCCCCCTGAGCCCAGGTGAGCATCTGGAACAGGCCGCCGTGGTGGTCGCCGGGCCAGGTGGTTCCGGTGTGCGTCCAGGTCGCGCCGTTGTCGGTGGAGCGGTGCACTTCGGTCCAGTGCACGTTGCCGATGCCTTCGCAGACCATCACGTGCAGGTACATGGTCCCGCCGATCGTGATGACGTCGGTCGGGATCACGGTGCTCACCCGGACCCCGTGGATGATCGAGTCGTGGTGGTAGGGCAGCGCCTGCTCCGCGTAGTCGCGAGCTCCGGTGGACCCGGTCCAGGTGAGCCCGGTGCGCACCGAGGCCGGATCGGCGAAGAGCACCACCGGTGAGCGCCACCCGGGACCTCCCACACCGGGGCGTTCGAAGGTGTCGCCGAGCACCGCCACCAGTCGTCCGTCGGGGGCGGTGGTCAGCACGCCCAGGTCCGTTCCGCCGATCCCGAAGCGGTCCGTCAGCCCCGGCCCGGTCAGGTCCCCGACCTTGTGCACCGCTCTCACGCTCCTTCGAGCTCGG
The sequence above is a segment of the Actinopolyspora saharensis genome. Coding sequences within it:
- a CDS encoding glycoside hydrolase family 28 protein, producing the protein MLRLRTRFLAVVGALALGFAVPMSGAAADPAHERSPGDQLAKEITNQVKPPRIPARPFNVVDFGADPTGQRESTAAIAEAIEAASVKGGTVIFPEGEFLTGAIHLRSDVNLHVGEGATVRFSQDREDYLPAVHTRWEGVELYNYSPFIYAKDVTNVAITGSGTLDGQADEDHWWPWKQRSNGHGGVIETEDRDALFEMAESGVPVEQRDFGADSKLRPNFVQFYNSSNILVRDVTLTNSPMWMIHPVLSENVTVDNVNLDSPNGPNSDGVDPESSENVVIKNSRFNNGDDCIAVKSGRNADGRRIDVPSENILVHDNHMRSGHGGVTIGSEMTGGVRNVVAENNTMSSPNLDRALRVKTNSVRGGVVEHVYFRSNDVPEIGGEVIRVNFQYEEGDAGEHTPAVRDINISDVHSVGGEFALYLKGYERSPVSDVTVSDSSFSEVGTPMELEHVRNLRLDDVDINGEHYDETVNEGA
- a CDS encoding DUF4185 domain-containing protein, with protein sequence MHKVGDLTGPGLTDRFGIGGTDLGVLTTAPDGRLVAVLGDTFERPGVGGPGWRSPVVLFADPASVRTGLTWTGSTGARDYAEQALPYHHDSIIHGVRVSTVIPTDVITIGGTMYLHVMVCEGIGNVHWTEVHRSTDNGATWTHTGTTWPGDHHGGLFQMLTWAQGADGYVYAFSTGFQRDRGLILQRVPADRITEPEAWQGWGFRDGAWAWGNPPTVALTGAHGELCLRPLPDRWLLSFFDAGNYRIDALELEHPTSNLYEARRTTLLRGTAWDGENHATGHVAQLYGAYLVPGSTPDELHLLVSQWNTERNWPYRVMQFAGSLPR